GAACAGTAtggaccattttattttcagccccttttcaaaTGATCCCCAACACGGAGCTTGATTTTTTCATTACACCTGAAAACTGAaccaatatttttctttttgtcctATGGTTGAATTGCAGTTTTAGGTTGCTGTTCGTGTTTCAGTtttttgtaagtcactttgagttGTGCTGTACTGGGGAAAAGTGGGTTAGGGTGAGggttaaatacattaaataaatcaCTCCACAGGCGTGTTGCATTCTCTCTTCTGTTGTACAAGTCCCCCAGTgctcccagtgcctaacaaatctAAACCCTTCCTCCCAGCACTGCTTTCGCATCTATGCACTTGATCGGTGCCTGTCTGAGAATGGAACAGGAAGCAATTCTGAAATTCCGGTCTTGGTCTGACATTCTGGGACAAGCCAAACctgtacaaaaaaaaaccccaaaagggAGCCAGGCtcctggtgcttaatatcaaccttcacaccaggcaggcaagtcaccatgcaGTCCAAACACCCACCACAGACCCGCTCTCTGCGTTCCCAGTGATCGAACCTCTCACTACCCAAAGCCCACCCACACCGCCCAGTGGGAGTATGCTGCATACAAGAGGACATCGCTTGGTCATGCAAGCAAGGGGTCCTTTCTAAGGGAcaatctcccccctcctctgcctgaCGCCCTCCGCGATCGCAGAAGAGGGATAGTGTGGTACGCCCTTGGAGTGGGCCcatgactctttccctcccttgcCCGCCAGGTGTTACATTGCAGCCTTTCAGCTGACACTATGCAGTTCCCTGTCTCGGTCACCCAGCAGTCGCCAGTGGCTGTTTCTATGGACACTTATTACATCACCTTGGCTGTGCTGAAGGCCCAGGTAAGGGATGCTGGAAATGGTAGGGCGGGatgccctctttctcccccccccccacccccatgcttctgtgtggctggcaggctggcgTTTGTGCCTGGGCTCGAGTTTGGCTGGAGTCTTCATGTGAGTTCATTGGATCCTTTAAGCTCTCTACGTTAGAAATGgggaaacagtttttttttttaaggaaacagCCTCAAAAACAGTCATTCCTCTCTCCTGCTTGCCTGGCCCAGCTGGTGATCCGTCTGGAGGAGGTGCCGGACGAAGGCCTGCTGGTGTCCTGGGCTTTGAAGGACAGGCCGGGCTTGAGTCTGAGGGTGGCTCCGAAGTTTCAGCTGCAAAAAGTGAGCAAGCTGCCAAGGTGTGAGGGGGGTGCGGTTGAGTGGGCCCCGCCAGTCCGACTCCCGTCCTTGGAGCCCCTTCCTTTGCACCCTCCCATCTTGCTGGAGGAAGTTCAGGGGCGCCTGGcatcggggtgtgtgtgtgtgggggggggggaacagggtgCTGTCTTCAGCGCTCAAGTGGAGTGACACCCCAGACCGTGGGCAGCCCAACAAGGGCTGGTTTTGCAGGCCAGGCTGTGGCATGGGCCACTATTGGTGGGCATCTGTTCATTTCTCTCCTGCTTTAGAAGACCTGCAGGTGGCTCACAacagctcccacccccaccccccagccaagTCCCTGCAGGCTCCTTCTGATCCCAGAGTCTGCTCTGCAGATGTGCACAAGCTTCTCTCCCTCGCTCGGTGCAGGAATGCAATGCAGCAAGGGGCTCAGGCTCACAGCTGTACAGGGAGGGGCTGCTGCACCTGCTGCAAGGCATTTTTTTCCGTCTGCCGTGAGAGAGACGAAAGTTTTGTCCTGTATCGAAGTTGGCACCGCTGGTGCTAAGCGCTTCCCAGAGGTGGTGATCCCTGCTGTCTTCCTTGAGAAGCAGACGAGAAGGACCTGCAGAAGCCCTCCTGGGTTGCAAGTCCCCTCTTCTCCCGAGACAGCCCCTTCCACCTCTCCAGTGCCTTGACTGAATTTCCTGTTGTGCTCCAGGACCATGATGGGAAAGTGGACCTGTCCACCATAAAAGATTTGATAGAGGATGCGATCATCAGCACTCAGCCCGCCATGATGGTGAATCTGGAGGCGTGTGTAGCCAGCGGCAAGGTGGGCAAGATGGGGCGCCCTTTCCGTGTGGGGGGCTCAAGGGGGGAAAACACGGGCAACCTGTCCACGAGTGGCCTCGCACTGATGGTGGCCTCTGCCCCACAAGCAAGGGGATGTGGCCCTTTGCTGGGCGAGCAGGGCCAAGGGCGAGCCTGCATTTCTCTGTTCAGCTTATGGGATGGGCATGCGCGCGCATGGGTGCCCTCCTGCTCATCCACCTCCCTTTCTTCCTTGTTTTTATCCCCAGACATCCTGTAATAAGCGATCTCAGGGTTCCCCATCCAGTGCAGCAGCAACTCCAGTGCCCAGGCTACTGCTTCAGCACCTGCGGGCCCTGCACTTGGACTGCGAGGAGGCTGGAGGTGTGGTGGAGGGACTGGGAGCTTCCCAGCCCCTGACCAgtctgctggggggaggggttgctgtTGCCGGCCACTGCCGATGGGGGTCCTTTTCCTCTTGTGGTGCTGCagccagggggaggggtggggagctcAGCCTGCTTCCTCTGGCTCAGTGGAGCCGAGCCAGGCACTTGCTGCAGGTGGGCAGGGGTGCTGtgagctgggaattcagaggctCTGGGCTCCATGCTGGCTGGCCTCTCCAGCACACAATGTATGCCGTCAGGGTCTGAGCAGGGATCTGACTGGCAAGTAGATTGGGTCTGGACAAGGGACAGGTGGTTCAAATCCCCGGTCAGCCCCGGCTGTTTGGGTGGCTTTGGAGACTGCGTCTCTCTCCACTCCAGGTTCCTGCCTTTAAGATTAGACTGCTAATGTCCTGTTTACCAGGCTAGTTGTGAGGAGAAACCAGCCAACAGGAGCAGGGGGGGGCGCATGCACACGCTGGCTGGTCAGACCTGCCCAGCATTGCATTCTGTTCCTTTTCCAGGAAGCAGGCAGCTGTGTTGCATGGCGGAGCTGGACAGCCCTCGGCAGCAGAAGCGGACCAAGGCATTGCCAGCTAGCAGCTCCAGCTGTGCTGCCCACATAGAATGGGCTGATAAACTCCTCCTGTAAGCAAGGGCCCACTGCTGGTTTTGCATCTGCGGGCTAAGGGAGGGATGCTGTGGGGCATGGCCCAGGCAGAGGCTTaccagagaaggcagaagtgCCTCTTTATAACCTCTCGTTTGCATGCCGATATGCCAGTGCAAATGGAAAATAATGTAGTGCCCTTCTGCTGCCTATCATGTTAAGTCCTGTGTGCCTTTTTGCTTTCCTTGAAGTGTCTCCACCTACAGGCGACTGGAGCGTGGCCTCTGCTTCACAGGAAAAGCTTTCTTCTCCTGCGTAGCCCTTTTCCTTTTAGGGCTCCCCACTGGCTTAGTGGGTCCCTACAGGGcaaggtttcagaggcaggcataATGCCCCCTTCTTGTCTTTGTTTGCCTGGGCAGGGAGCTCGGGCCAGGAAGCAAAACGCTGACGCTGAGCGTCCTTGAGAGCAACAGCACTGGGCAGGGTGAGTGTTGGGCAGGGGATCCAGAAAGGGCATTGTGTAGAGGCcatgcaagcagcagcagcagcagccgccgcctcCTGTGAACCTGCGGCCCCTGCAGGACAAGGAAGGTGGGCTGCTCGTGTGGAATGGCCCCGGGAGTGTCTGAAGCGGGGAGCCCAGGGCTTGCTTGCACAACTGGGGGCTAAGGTGGGAGGGGTTCTTGCTTATAGCTTCCTTGTAGTTGACGCCAACAGCCTGGATAGATGTTGTACTCGGTGCCCATGCCAGCAGATGTGAAATGACAAGAAGCAgggccagttcggtgtagtggttaatctggagagccaggtttgattccccactcctcctccgcttgaagccagccgggtgaccttggcctagtcacggctctctggagctctctcagccccacccacctcacagggtgttttgttgtggggataacaatgacatactttgtaaaccgctctgggcattaagttgtcctgaagggaggtatataaatcgaatgttgttattatgaggATTAttatttttcagtggtggcccctcgCCTGTGGAATGCACTTTCCTTTGATAATTGCCTGGTCCCTGATCTGCTCTCATTTAGGCAAAAGGCCAAAACAGGATCTTATCACCCAAGCTTTTCACTAaggggttgattttttaaaaaaaaattaaaattaattttaaaattaaattggcagaaaagttgcaaaatattttagtactattttcttaattttaattATGTTTATGGTGTTTTAGTTTGTAAACGGCATCAAGCCGGTTTTCTGAAAAAGGAGCATAAAAAAGTTGTGTGTGATGtgagctgcctgcctgcctgccagccatcgAGTTGGTGGGGGAAGTGAGTGGTTTAGAGTTTGAGGAAATCACGTGGTGTGGCTTGGGAGGAGTGAGCGCTCAGCGCTGTGGTGTCCCCATGGCTGATTTTCCCCTGCAGAAACACTCTTGGGGTTGGCCACAGTCCCGCTGGATTCCCCCTCCAAAGAGCCGCGTGGACAGCAGCAGTACCTGCTGAATCCTGGGGCGGGCAAGCAGCTGtcccctgcagcagctgtggtggtggaggtgaGATGCGGAGTCGTGGTGGGGCAGGCCGGGCCGGGGAACACTTTGCCCTCTGGGTTGACTTGCCCAAACGCAGCACTTAAACTCTGTTCCCTTCTGTCCTTGTACCCCTGAAGTATTTTTGAGGTTCTGTGTTCAAATAGAAGAAGGGGGGATgccaggaaaatggcatgagggAAGGGGAGCTGAGCAAAGTGTCTCctacagtgcccccccccagccctctctCCTGTGTCTGAGCAATTAAACTGACACACAAAGGAGCAGTTTGGTTTTCTTGCCAGCCGTGAAAGACAGAAACCTTCCCAGACAGTGAGTGGACAAGGGCGTCTGTGTTCGGGCCCCCCAGGCATGAGTGAGCGGGGTTGGGCAGCTGCAAGTCTGGCTGGGGCGCTATTCTGTGCCGACGCCTCGAGGGACCTGCTCCAAGAAGGCAGGTTCTGGGCAGTGAGGCCATTTGTGGAGGAGCGAAGCGGGGCTGGCTGCTTCTGGTCAGCGGCCTCTGCGCATGTGCCTCCGCTGGCCTGCCTGATGGGCTTGCCTTTGGGGCTCTTGTTAGCTGCTCTACCAGGAATTGTCAGAGCTTCAGCCGGCATCAGCGTTGCGCACCACCATCACACCCACTAAAAAGATTGAAATGGACCGCACCATCATGCCCGATGGCACCATAGTCACTACGGTCACCACCGTCCAGTCCAGGCCCAAGATGGACTGCAAGCTTGGTAAGGCCTGGGGCGCGGTGCTGCTTCTCTCTGGCGGGGCCGGTTCTGAAGGGCATTTGCAGGATGCTCTGCAACCCTTGAGGAGGACTGAGAAGCCAAAGAGGGCTTGgtaggccagtctctctctctctctgctggtcTGGAAGGGGATAAAGGGGGGCACTCCGAGGCACTCCCTCTTCTACTGCTGGCTCGCTGTTCATCTGAGGATTTGGGGCAAAAAGTGCTCTAGACAGGCATACCAGAAGTTCAGTGGGAAGGCTGGATTGTCTCTAAAGGGCATGTGCCATGGGTAAGAGGGGTCCCTGAGGGCTTTCCTACCCAAGGGGCCCCCCCCCGGGGTCCTTTAGCCTCCCCCACACCTCCTGCCCCCTTCAGCCCTGAAGCAGGCAAGGGCCttactggctgccaccactctggtctgGGGCTTCAACTAGGGAGGGCCCAGAGCTGCCCCCTTCCCTTCACCCTTCCTAGCAGCGCCTTCTGCTCTTGAGGGCGTTGCCAGGTGGCTGGTGGAGCTTGAGGACCTGGGCAGAGTAAAACAAATTGCTACGCTGAACAAGGTGGGCAAATACCAAACAGGGAAGGGAGGAGAGTATTTGTGAGCAACAGTTCAATGGGAGCTATGCTTACAACACGCAGGGCAAAACTAACGCACAAACATGGCTACCTGGCTGCTCCCTACTGTGCCTGGGTCCAGcctccccctctcctgctggtAGGGGCGTCTCTGCCTCGCGTCTCATGGGAGAAGGCCACCTTCCTCctcaatttattatttatttatttattttatttgacttatatcccgccctccacacgaatgggctcagggtggctcacataattaaaacacaaacatgaacaatacacagagactacaataactaacacacttGGTATAAAAATAACGAACAGCAGCACAGcaagcagtgcaggcagacctctggcaacagCAGCCGTGTAGGCCggagcaggcaaggggcggggccgggcagagggaaaagcccagccctGGCTGGAAGCAGACCCCTTGGCAGCAGCGCAAGCAGCCCTCTGGCGGCCCTTGAGGGGCCCTGATGTAACTGCTCCCCTAGCCGAGCCTGGCTGCCAGCTGGCCTTCCTTTTCTCTCCAATCTCCTAAGTCAATCCTAAAGCAGGGAGGCATCTTGGGGAATATGGGCCTGCAGGGGAATTGGCAGCCAGGCCTCCTGGAAATTTCCTCTGGGCCTCAGGCTTCCTTGTGGTCATCAGGCCCAGCATCATGACAGCATGCTGGGAGCCGACGGTCAGCTGCCCCGGAGAGCTGGTCTGTCCAAATGCCCCTGCTTGTCCTCGCCTTTCCTCAGGCGTTACTGGAGTCTGTGCCTCTGTGTAGCACCGCCTCTGAGGGGCAGTAACTCTCCAGGGACCCAGGCAAGATAGACAGCCCGAAGTTAGGTGGGCCAGTGTTGGGTCTTGATATCAGCAACTTCAtgtggtgaaggggggggggagtgtcagtTGGCACTTTGTTCACTTGCTCTGGCCCCGTTCCTTCTCCAGATTCACCCTCGAGGTCTCCATCCAAGGTGGAAGTGACAGAGAAAGTGACCACCATGCTTCCCGAGAATGGCTGCCCAAGCAGCGCTTCACCCAGTAGCAGCAGTAAGTCGCTCGGCAAGGGATAGCCCAGGGGGTAGAGGAGCAGAAGTCCCACGAGGGGAGCTGGAGGCAGCCCTTCGCCACTCTTGCTGCAGCCCTCTCTGAGGTGAGGCCAGCTGCAGCTGCGGTCCCGTCGGGCAGGGCAGGGCGGGTCCCCCAGCACCATGCAGCGTAGGTCCCCTCTGCCTCCATACGTGGGGCCGACGGGCCCATGTGCTGTCTCTTGACCCAGGGAGCAGTCACGTGTCCAATGGCCTGGACCCAGTGGCTGAGACGGCAATCAGGCAGCTGACAGAAGCCACCAACAGACCAGTCAAGAAGACGCCGACCAAGCGCAGCACGCTCATCATCTCGGGGGTCTCCAAGGTACCCGGCTACTCATCTGTCGTTCTTTCTTGGAAAGGGCTGccagggtgtgggggggggaccacGTTTCC
Above is a genomic segment from Eublepharis macularius isolate TG4126 chromosome 14, MPM_Emac_v1.0, whole genome shotgun sequence containing:
- the C2CD2L gene encoding phospholipid transfer protein C2CD2L isoform X1 is translated as MEPGPPGPGWAALVLLFGASLLTVAAWLLQLARGWWRGGAAGPGRGGRERAAGGGLWAALLLRLAPARREGGPAGGARGLLAALFAFRAFRESWRRAWLRALNRQARRHGSSIQITFEEGPQLLPGVNISHVSCADQTDRSMVLHCSLSADTMQFPVSVTQQSPVAVSMDTYYITLAVLKAQLVIRLEEVPDEGLLVSWALKDRPGLSLRVAPKFQLQKDHDGKVDLSTIKDLIEDAIISTQPAMMVNLEACVASGKTSCNKRSQGSPSSAAATPVPRLLLQHLRALHLDCEEAGGSRQLCCMAELDSPRQQKRTKALPASSSSCAAHIEWADKLLLELGPGSKTLTLSVLESNSTGQETLLGLATVPLDSPSKEPRGQQQYLLNPGAGKQLSPAAAVVVELLYQELSELQPASALRTTITPTKKIEMDRTIMPDGTIVTTVTTVQSRPKMDCKLDSPSRSPSKVEVTEKVTTMLPENGCPSSASPSSSRSSHVSNGLDPVAETAIRQLTEATNRPVKKTPTKRSTLIISGVSKVPIAQDEMALSLGYAASLEATLHEGSITAGMLDHAQNTTEQEASYATHRASQELDETTHSDISDRPSVEDAESETGSTGALETRSLKDHKVNFLRSGTKLIFRRKNKQKEAGLSQSHDDLPNASTTSAPRKKSGSFSRRLIKRFSFKSKPKANGSTLATDKH
- the C2CD2L gene encoding phospholipid transfer protein C2CD2L isoform X2 encodes the protein MVQCSLVGAKIGFCNESSIQITFEEGPQLLPGVNISHVSCADQTDRSMVLHCSLSADTMQFPVSVTQQSPVAVSMDTYYITLAVLKAQLVIRLEEVPDEGLLVSWALKDRPGLSLRVAPKFQLQKDHDGKVDLSTIKDLIEDAIISTQPAMMVNLEACVASGKTSCNKRSQGSPSSAAATPVPRLLLQHLRALHLDCEEAGGSRQLCCMAELDSPRQQKRTKALPASSSSCAAHIEWADKLLLELGPGSKTLTLSVLESNSTGQETLLGLATVPLDSPSKEPRGQQQYLLNPGAGKQLSPAAAVVVELLYQELSELQPASALRTTITPTKKIEMDRTIMPDGTIVTTVTTVQSRPKMDCKLDSPSRSPSKVEVTEKVTTMLPENGCPSSASPSSSRSSHVSNGLDPVAETAIRQLTEATNRPVKKTPTKRSTLIISGVSKVPIAQDEMALSLGYAASLEATLHEGSITAGMLDHAQNTTEQEASYATHRASQELDETTHSDISDRPSVEDAESETGSTGALETRSLKDHKVNFLRSGTKLIFRRKNKQKEAGLSQSHDDLPNASTTSAPRKKSGSFSRRLIKRFSFKSKPKANGSTLATDKH